DNA from Actinomycetota bacterium:
GACGCCGCCGCGAACGCGGACGCGTTCCAGGACCCCGGAGCTCACCCCATCCCCCCCACGCGCGACGCCGCCAGGCGAACGGCGTCCAGGATCTTCTCGTAGCCGGTGCAGCGGCACAGGTTCCCGGACAGGGCCTCCCGGATGGTGAGGTCGTCGGGCGAGGTGTCCTGCTCCAGCAGGTCGGTCACCGCCACCACCAGTCCAGGCGTGCAGAACCCGCACTGCACGGCACCGGCCTCCACGAACGCCTCCTGCACCGGGCTCAGCTCGTCACCGGCGGCCAGCCCCTCGATCGTCCTGACCTCCCGTCCCTCCGCCTGCCCCGCCAGGACCAGGCAGGAACACACCAGCTCGCCGTCCAGCCACACGGAGCACGAGCCGCATTCGCCCTGCTCGCAGGCGTTCTTCGACCCGGGAAGCGCGAGCTCGTCGCGCAGCATCGCCAGGAGGCTGGACCCGGGCCACACGTCGGCCTCCTGCCACTCCCCGTTGACCCGAGCCCGCACCCGCATCAGCGCCTCACGCCCTGTCTCGCCGGTCGGCCAGGGCCCACGACAGCGCCCGGCGGGCCAGCACCGCGCAGGCGTGGTGCCGGTACGCCGCGCTGCCCCGCACGTCGTCGATGGGGCGAGCGTCGGCCGCGACCCGCTCCCCGAACTCCTCGAAGAAACCCGAGGACAGGGGCGCCGCGGGGTCGTCCCATGTCCCGGCCCGCTCCATCTCGGCGGCGGCGAGCCCTTCGGCGTCGGGGGCCCGGAGCACCGTCGGCCCCACCGACCCCAGCGCCACGCGGACCCCCCGCCGGTCCTCGTCCAGCTGGAGGCACAGGCCGGCCACCGAGATCACCATGGCGTTCCGTGTCCCGATCTTGGAGAACGACCCCGGCCCGCGGACCGTCTTCCAGCGGGCCCCCACGATGAGCTCGTCGGGCCGAAGGGCGGTCTGCTTCGGGCCGGTCAGGAACTCGTCCCAGGGGAGGGCGCGGGTCCCCGAACCCGACGCCAGGACGACCTCGGCGTCGTAGACGGCCAGCACCGGCAATGCATCACCTGCGGGAGATGCGGTCCCCAGGTTCCCTCCCACCGTGGCCCGGTTGCGGATCTGGGGGGAGCCCACCGTCCGCGACGCCTGCACCAGCGCGACCAGGTCCGGCAGCTCCCGCATGATCCGCGTGTAGGTCACACCGGCCCCGAGGAACACCGATCCGTTCTCTCGGCGCCACCTGGCCAGCTCGGGCACGCGGGACACGTCGAGCAGGGCCTCCGGCCGCTGCCGGTCGAAGTTCAGCTCGACCATGAGATCGGTTCCCCCGGCGATCGGCACCGCCTCCGGCGTGGCGGCCTTGGCCTCCAGGGCTTCGTCGAGGTTCCGGACGGACAGGAACTCCATGTCGGCCAGCACTGTAGCGCCGCGACCCCGCGCGCTGGAAGGCCGCCGGCCGTACGTTTGGGCAGGTCAACAGGCGGGTAGGGACCGTCCGCTCGCTTCCTCGAGTGAGCCAGGGGAGGCCACGGGACCGGCCTCCCAGCCCGTCGAAGTGAAGGGGGAGAGGGAATGTCCAGTCGCCTTCGGGGCCGGTTCGCGCCCGTCCTGTCCAGCGCCGTCGCGGTGGTGCTCCTGGTCGGCCTGGGCCTGATCGGGCCGGCCAGGCCGGGCCGTCCGGTCGTGCCGGCGCCGCGTCCACGTCCATCACGTTCGGGGTGCCAACGGTGGTGGACCCGATCCGCACCAACGGCGAGCCGGACATCGCGATCGACCCGCAGGGCCGGGTGTTCGTGAGTGGCCCCACCGGGACCGGGACCCAGCGCAGCACGTGGTTCGGGTCCGTGGACGGCGGGAAGACCTTCCGGGTGATCTCGCCGGGCCCGCCGCCCAGCGCGATCGCCGGGATCGAGGACCCGCCCGGCGGCGGCGACACCGACATCGCCTTCGACCACACGGGCAAGCAGTACTTCTCGGACCTGTACGCGTTGCTCTGCTTGCGCACGGCGACCACCTCGGACGGAGGCGCCACCGTGGCGCAGAGCATCTACCCGGCCGGTTGCAGCGGGATCCCCGGGGCCGACCGGCAGTGGCTGGCGGTCTACGATCCGCCGCCCGGTACCCCCAACCGCTCCGTGTACACCGGGCCCAAGCCTCTGATCTACATGGAATACAACGATGTGCTGTTCGGGGCGGAGTGGACCAAGAGCAACGCTGACAACGACTCGTCCCCCGGCGGCCCCGGCCTCGACTTCGTGAACGCGACGAACGGTGGGCCGGGGACCGTCACCGGCTACGCGCCGTTCGGCGCCGACGGGTATCCCTCGATCGACCAGGTCACCGGCAAGGTCTTCCAGGCGGCGTTCTCCGGCCCGAAGGTCCTGCTGAACATCGGAACGCCGGACGCCTCCGGCAACCTGACGTTCCTGGACGCGCCGCCGAACAACGTCCACAGCCTGATCCAGGTTGCCGACAACCAGGCCAACACGACGGGTGAGGCCGCCAACTTCGTGGTCACGTCCATGGACCAGGCCCGCAACCTCTACGTCGCGTGGGTCGGGATGAGCGACGACCCCAGCCTGCGCCAGGCCTACGTCAGCGTGGCCAGCGCGAAGAGCGGCTGGACGAACTGGTCGCCGCCCACCCAGGTGAGCTCGCCGCCGTCCATGGTGTCGGTGTTCCCGTGGGTGAAGGCGGGTGGCGCCGGCCGGGCCGACGTCGTGTGGTACGGGTCGGACCAGCAGGTCGACCCCAGCAGCCAGTCCGGGCAGGCCTGGGACGTGTACATGTCCCAGGTGGTGTACCCGGTGGACAGGAACGGCGCGGTGACCGGGGCCTCACCCCAGGTGACCCAGGTCAAGGCGTCCCCCCACCCCATGCACTACAACGACATCTGCCTGGCCGGGACGGGGTGCATCACCCAGCAGGGAAACCGGAACCTGGCCGACTTCTTCGCCGTCACCGTGGACAAGACCGGCGCGGCCGAGATCGTGTACGACGACACCTCCAACGGGCTCATCCAGCCGGGGTTCGACCCGGGCGGCACCCAGATCGTCGACCACGGCGGCGCCGGCGTCATCACCATCGCGCGCCAGAACGGAGGCCCGGGCCTGTTGGGGTCGCTCGTGTCGGGAGGCTCCAGCGCCCCGACCAGCGGGCTGTCCGACTCGAGCGGCGACGCCCTGTATCCGGTCATCGGAGGGACGAACGTGCCGGGAATGGACATCCTGCGAAGCCAGGTGAGCCTGCCCCGGGGCGGCAGCACCCTCACGGTCAGCATGAAGGTCGTGGACCTCAGCGATCCCGCGGGCACGGCGGCCGCCATCGCCGGGACCCAGTTCCTCCACTACATCACCCGGTGGCAGATGGGCAACACGATCTACTACGCCGGGTTCCAGAACGACGCGTTGGACAACCAGACGTTCTACGCGGGAGCGGCCCAGAGCGTGGACCTGTGCTCGGTGAGCGCGTGCTTCCCGCACGTCATCACCTACCCGGAGCCGGGCCTGGGCGGCACCGCGGAGACCGGGGCCGTGACCTGCCCCGCCACTCCGTCCGTGAGCACCCCCTGCACGGTCACCGTGACCGTGAACGTGGCCGACGTGGGGAGTCCGGCGTCGGGGAGCCTGCTCGAGGAGGTCGGCGGGTACGCCTTCGCCTCCTCGCACCAGCAGGGCGCGACCACCAACGCCCAGGCCGAGGCGGACAACGTCCCGCTCGAGATCGACGGGGTGTGCTGCTACAACTTCAGAGGCTGAGAACGCGGCCCTCGTGGGCCACGTGCCGCAGGAGACGAATCGGCACCGGTACCGGCACCGGCTGCGGGCACCGGGTGCACGGGTACCATCTTGGGCATGGTCCGCACGGTCTCACGCCTGTCCATCACGCCGGTGAAGTCGACCGCCCTGATCCACCCTGACCAGGTCATGCTGGAGGGGTTCGGTGTGGCCGAGAACCGCCGCTTCTACGCGATCAACCGGAGCGGCCGGCTGCTGGGCGCGAACCGGCACGGCCCGCTCCTGGCCATCCGCTCGCGGTGGGAGCCCGAGCAAGGCTGGCTTACGTTGTTGTTCCCGGACGGCGCCGAGGTGTCCGGTCCGGCCGAGCCCCACGGCGAGGTCCGCACCACGGTGTTCTGGGGTCGCCCGGTGGAGGGGCGGGAGGTGGCCGGCCCGTTCTCGGCTGCCCTGTCCGGGTACGTCGGGGCCCCGGTCCGCCTGATGATGACGGAGCGTCCCGGCGACGGGAACGACTCCCACGCCGCGTCGCTCGTGTCCACGGCCTCGGTGGAGGAGCTGGCGCGGCAGGCCGGTAGGGCCGACGGCGACGGCGTCGGCGACGGGGACGGCGACGGGGACGCGTCGGCCTTGGTGGACGCCCGCCGGTTCCGGATGCTCATCGAGGTCGACGGATGCGAGCCCCACGAGGAGGACTCCTGGGTGGGCCGCGAGGTCCAGGTGGGTGGCGCGATCATCCGAGTCATCCGCCGCGATCCACGGTGCGTGATCACGACACTGGATCCGGACACGGGGCTCCCGGACTTCGACACGCTGGGGACCATCAAGTCCTACCGGTACGACCGCGACCGCAAGGAGCTGCCGTTCGGCGTCTACGCGAACGTCGAGGAGCCCGGCATCGTCCGGGTGGGCGACGAGGTCGAGCCGCTCGGGTGAGCCCGGTTACGGCCGGTACCCGCTGCCGGCGAGGATCTTCCTGGCATCCATAGTCGTGAGGTCGACAGCGGTGATCCCCGGGTGCAGGGCCAGGTAGCTCGCGATCACGTGGAACCCGATAGTGTACCCCGCCCAATGGGGGATGGCGCCGCCGCCGAAGAACCAGTGCGCGAACCCGTGGTCGTCCAGGACATCGTCCAGGTGCGGCCTGGCCATGGTCCACGCCTGTCGTTCCTGCTCCGGGGTCAGCGCCTCGTCCCACGGGTTCGGGGGCCCCTGCGGGAAGGTCTGCACGGAGAACGTGTCGGCAATCCCGTCCGTGACCAGGTGGTCGCGGAGCCTCGAGCCCTCAGCCAGGGCGTCCCGGCGCTTGGTCTCGTCCAGCTCGTGCGCCAGGGTCCTGGGCAGCCACAGGAACACGGTCTGGCGGAAGTTCGGGAACTGGGGGTCGAGGAAGATGGATACCCGGGTGCCCAGGGAGACCCCGCCCACGCCGACGCCGGGAATCGCGCCCTTCGGGTTGTCCGCGATGTCCACGTACGCGGTGGGCAGCGACAGCTGGGCGTCGATGTGGCGCGTGACGTCGACCACGTCGGAATGCAGGTCCAGCCCGAGCCGGTCCGCGGCTTCCTCGCAGGTGCCGCAGATGTAGAGGGTGACCTGGCCCACCGTCGCGGTGTCGAACGACGCCGTCGGCGACGGGCCCGATGCGGACGAGATCGAGGCGGTCAGGCCGGGCGATGTCGGCTGACCGGAGGAACACGCGCTCAGGGCCATCCCGGCCAGGATCAGCGACGCGACGCGCCGGCCGGCCACCCGCAGCCTACGTTCGGACCTGGCCCGATCCGTACACCACGAACTTGTAGGTGGTGAGCTCGGGCAGGGCCATGGGCCCCCGCGCATGCAGCTTCTGCGTGGAGATGCCGATCTCGGCCCCCATGCCGAACTCCGCGCCGTCGGTGAACCGCGTCGACGCGTTCACCATCACCGCGGCGGCGTCCACTCCCTGCACGAACCGCCGGGCCGCCTCGTAGTCCTCGGTCACGATGGCGTCGGTGTGCTTCGTGCCGTAGGCGTTGATGTGGTCGATGGCCGCCTCCAGCGAGTCCACCACGCCGGCCGCGATGACCAGGTCCAGGAACTCCGCCCGGAAGTCGTCGTCCGTGGCCGGCTCCACCTCGTCCGTCGCGGCGTAGGACCGGATCCGCTCGTCGCCCCTCACCGTCACGCCGTGCTCGGACAGCGCCGCGAGCGCCTTCGGCACGAACGCGGCTGCCACGTCCGCGTGGACCAGGAACGTCTCGGCCGCGTTGCACACCGAGGGCCGCTGGACCTTCGCGTTCACCAGGATGGCCAGGGCTTTCTCGAGGTCGGCGCCCCTGTCCACGTACACGTGGCAGTTCCCCACGCCCGTCTCGATGACCGGGACCAGCGACTCCCGGACCACGGTGTCGATGAGGTCGGCGCCGCCCCGAGGGATCAGCAGGTCGACCAGGCCCCGGGCCCGCATCAGGTCCGTGGCGCTCTCCCGGGTGGGGGGGACGGCCTGGAGCGAGCCCGCCGGCAGGCCCTCCCGCTCGCCGGCCTCCTGCATGATCCGGGCCAGCACCGCGTTGGTCCGTTCGGCGGTCCGGGACCCCCGGAGCAGCACCGCGTTCCCTGCCTTCACCGCCAGGACTCCCGCGTCCACCGTGACGTTCGGCCGGCCCTCGTAGATCACGCCGACCACGCCGAGCGGCACGCGGACCTTCTCCACGCGGAGGCCGTTGGGCAGCGTCCAGCCCTCGATGACCTGGCCCACCGGGTCTTTCAGCGCGATGACCTGGCGCACCCCGCCCGCCGTGGCCCCGATGCGAGCCTCGTCCATGGCCAGCCGGTCGACCACGGCTGACGGGCGGTCCTCCTGCCTGGCCCGATCGAGGTCCTCGCGGTTCGCCGCCACGATCTCCTCGGAGCGAGCCACCAGTGCGTCGGCCATGGCGGCCAGCGCCCGGTCCTTCACCCCCGATGGCATGGAGGCCAGCGCGGCGGCGGCGCGGCGGGCCGGCCCCGCCAGTGGCTCCAGGGCACCCAGCCCGGCCGGTGTTCCCGGTGTCCCTAGCTCTCCCACGGTTCCATCACCACCAGCTCGTCCCGGTGGATCACCGGGCGTTCCGAAACGGAAGCGCCATCGTACGGTGCTCCCTGCCTCCCGACCAGGGTCCGGAGGTCCTCGGCCGAGTACGCCGAGATACCGCGGGCGAAGGCCCGCCCGTTCTGGTCGGCCACGTCGACGGGATCGTCGGCGCCGAAGGAGCCCTCCACCCCGATCACCCCTCGCGGCAGCAGGCTGGCCCCCCGCTGGACCAGGGCGCGCTCGGCCCCCGCGTCCACCACCACCCGGCCCGCCGCCCCCACCGCGAACCCGATCCACGTCTTCTTGCCCCGGACCCGCCGGCCCCGGGGCGCGACGTAGGTCCCGACCTCGGCGCCCGACAGGATCCGTCCCAGCACGCCGGTGGCCATGGCGCCGGCGACGACGACGGGCACGCCGGCCGTGCTGGCGATGCGGGCCGCTTCCAGCTTGCTGGCCATGCCACCGGAACCCCGGTGCGGACCGGTGGCGGAGATGGCCTCGGACCCGTCCAGCCGCCGGAGCAGCCGCGCCCCGCCGCGACGGGGGTCGTGCGTGTAGATCCCGCCGACGTCCGACAGCAGCACCAGCAGATCGGCCCCGATCATCACCGCCACCAGCGCGGCCAGCCGGTCGTTGTCCCCGAAGCGGATCTCCTCGGTGGCCACGGTGTCGTTCTCGTTGACCACCGGCACCACGCCCGCCCGGAACAGGCGCTCGATGGTGTTCCGGGCGTTCACGAAGTGCTGCCGCCGCAGGAAGTCGTCCTGGGTCAGCAGCACCTGGCCCACGGTCAGGCGATGGGCGGCGAACGCCTGCGCGTACGCGGCCAGCAGCCGTCCCTGCCCGATCGCGGCGGCCGCCTGGAGCCCCGGCATGTCCCTCGGACGGCCGGAAATGCCCAGGGCCGGCCATCCCGAGGCGATGGCCCCGGAGGACACCAGCGCGACGTGCCGCCCCGACCGGACCCCCACCAGCTCCCGGACCACCTTGGCCAGCCGGGCCTGTGACAGGCGGCCCCGGGGTGTGGCCAGGCTGGACGAGCCGACCTTGACCACGAGCGTGCGAACCGGTGGCAACTCCCGCATGAGCCTCCTATTGTGCGGGTGAACGCCCCCGCCGACCGTGGGGGCGACCGACAACCTTTCTGAGGATGGTGCTTCGCGAGGAGGACGTCGCCCCCGATCCGTTCGAGCAGTTCGCCCGGTGGTACCGGGAGGCGGCTTCGGATCCCCGGGCGGACGCGATGGCGCTCGCCACCGCCACCGCGGACGGCGTGCCCTCCGTCCGCTTCGTCTTGTTGAAGGGCGTGGACCGGCACGGGTTCGTGTTCTTCACCAACTACGAGAGCCGGAAGGGCCGCGAGCTCGAGGAGAACCCCCGAGCGGCGCTCGCGTTCTTCTGGAACCGGCCGGGACGCCAGGTCCGGGCCACCGGGCCCGTGGTGAGGCTCCCGCAGGAGGAGTCGAAGGCCTACTGGCGGACTCGGCCCCGCGAGAGCCAGATGGCCGCGTTGGCCTCCCGGCAGAGCCGGGTGATCGAGAGTCGAGCGGCGCTGGAGGAGGAGTACGAGCGGCTCGCCGCCGAGCTCGATGGAGGGGACGTGCCGCTGCCCCCGTCCTGGGGCGGCCTGCGGCTGGAGCCGGAGGCCATCGAGTTCTGGCAGCACCGCGAGAGCCGGCTCCACGACCGGTTGCGGTACACCCGGCGGCCGGACGGGACCTGGCGGATCGAGCGCCTCGCTCCCTGATCGGCCGGAGGCCGGCCGTCGGATGCGCGCTCGCGGACCGAGTGTGGCAACCTCGCTTCGGGCCCAACGCCCAACGCCCAACGTCCCAACGTCCGAACGTCCGAACG
Protein-coding regions in this window:
- a CDS encoding glutamate-5-semialdehyde dehydrogenase, producing the protein MAGPARRAAAALASMPSGVKDRALAAMADALVARSEEIVAANREDLDRARQEDRPSAVVDRLAMDEARIGATAGGVRQVIALKDPVGQVIEGWTLPNGLRVEKVRVPLGVVGVIYEGRPNVTVDAGVLAVKAGNAVLLRGSRTAERTNAVLARIMQEAGEREGLPAGSLQAVPPTRESATDLMRARGLVDLLIPRGGADLIDTVVRESLVPVIETGVGNCHVYVDRGADLEKALAILVNAKVQRPSVCNAAETFLVHADVAAAFVPKALAALSEHGVTVRGDERIRSYAATDEVEPATDDDFRAEFLDLVIAAGVVDSLEAAIDHINAYGTKHTDAIVTEDYEAARRFVQGVDAAAVMVNASTRFTDGAEFGMGAEIGISTQKLHARGPMALPELTTYKFVVYGSGQVRT
- the proB gene encoding glutamate 5-kinase — encoded protein: MRELPPVRTLVVKVGSSSLATPRGRLSQARLAKVVRELVGVRSGRHVALVSSGAIASGWPALGISGRPRDMPGLQAAAAIGQGRLLAAYAQAFAAHRLTVGQVLLTQDDFLRRQHFVNARNTIERLFRAGVVPVVNENDTVATEEIRFGDNDRLAALVAVMIGADLLVLLSDVGGIYTHDPRRGGARLLRRLDGSEAISATGPHRGSGGMASKLEAARIASTAGVPVVVAGAMATGVLGRILSGAEVGTYVAPRGRRVRGKKTWIGFAVGAAGRVVVDAGAERALVQRGASLLPRGVIGVEGSFGADDPVDVADQNGRAFARGISAYSAEDLRTLVGRQGAPYDGASVSERPVIHRDELVVMEPWES
- a CDS encoding DUF2268 domain-containing protein, with translation MAGRRVASLILAGMALSACSSGQPTSPGLTASISSASGPSPTASFDTATVGQVTLYICGTCEEAADRLGLDLHSDVVDVTRHIDAQLSLPTAYVDIADNPKGAIPGVGVGGVSLGTRVSIFLDPQFPNFRQTVFLWLPRTLAHELDETKRRDALAEGSRLRDHLVTDGIADTFSVQTFPQGPPNPWDEALTPEQERQAWTMARPHLDDVLDDHGFAHWFFGGGAIPHWAGYTIGFHVIASYLALHPGITAVDLTTMDARKILAGSGYRP
- a CDS encoding MOSC domain-containing protein, which produces MVRTVSRLSITPVKSTALIHPDQVMLEGFGVAENRRFYAINRSGRLLGANRHGPLLAIRSRWEPEQGWLTLLFPDGAEVSGPAEPHGEVRTTVFWGRPVEGREVAGPFSAALSGYVGAPVRLMMTERPGDGNDSHAASLVSTASVEELARQAGRADGDGVGDGDGDGDASALVDARRFRMLIEVDGCEPHEEDSWVGREVQVGGAIIRVIRRDPRCVITTLDPDTGLPDFDTLGTIKSYRYDRDRKELPFGVYANVEEPGIVRVGDEVEPLG
- a CDS encoding (2Fe-2S)-binding protein encodes the protein MRVRARVNGEWQEADVWPGSSLLAMLRDELALPGSKNACEQGECGSCSVWLDGELVCSCLVLAGQAEGREVRTIEGLAAGDELSPVQEAFVEAGAVQCGFCTPGLVVAVTDLLEQDTSPDDLTIREALSGNLCRCTGYEKILDAVRLAASRVGGMG
- a CDS encoding FAD binding domain-containing protein, with the translated sequence MEFLSVRNLDEALEAKAATPEAVPIAGGTDLMVELNFDRQRPEALLDVSRVPELARWRRENGSVFLGAGVTYTRIMRELPDLVALVQASRTVGSPQIRNRATVGGNLGTASPAGDALPVLAVYDAEVVLASGSGTRALPWDEFLTGPKQTALRPDELIVGARWKTVRGPGSFSKIGTRNAMVISVAGLCLQLDEDRRGVRVALGSVGPTVLRAPDAEGLAAAEMERAGTWDDPAAPLSSGFFEEFGERVAADARPIDDVRGSAAYRHHACAVLARRALSWALADRRDRA
- the pdxH gene encoding pyridoxamine 5'-phosphate oxidase gives rise to the protein MVLREEDVAPDPFEQFARWYREAASDPRADAMALATATADGVPSVRFVLLKGVDRHGFVFFTNYESRKGRELEENPRAALAFFWNRPGRQVRATGPVVRLPQEESKAYWRTRPRESQMAALASRQSRVIESRAALEEEYERLAAELDGGDVPLPPSWGGLRLEPEAIEFWQHRESRLHDRLRYTRRPDGTWRIERLAP